The genomic segment CCACCACAGTGCCCCACACTCCTCCCGTGGTTACAACCCTGTCTCCCTTCTTGAGGTTTGCGAGAAACTCCTGATGCCTCTTCCTTGCCTTGCTCTGTGGCCTTATGAGGAGAAAGTAAAAGAGAGCAAAAAGGGCAATAAAGAAGAGTAGCTGAAAGAGAAGAGCTCCCACAGGGCTTCCACCATGTCCCGGTTGCTGGGCAAAGGCTATATCTATCATGGCTCTTATTATAGCACAAGCTCAAAGTTGATTGGTTTCCCTTCTGCGTCTCTCACCTCAAAAAGAAGCCCACAATCATCAGAAGCC from the Aquificaceae bacterium genome contains:
- the yajC gene encoding preprotein translocase subunit YajC, yielding MIDIAFAQQPGHGGSPVGALLFQLLFFIALFALFYFLLIRPQSKARKRHQEFLANLKKGDRVVTTGGVWGTVVEIGDDTVTLKVDANTRITFTKEAISHYQPGFKKEDREKEE